A region of Solanum dulcamara chromosome 7, daSolDulc1.2, whole genome shotgun sequence DNA encodes the following proteins:
- the LOC129896109 gene encoding flavonol sulfotransferase-like, whose product MDISISQHDDENDMLTRLPKEKGWRTEHLYQYKSFCFTLGALKGVKSTQQCFKTEPTDIFLATSPKSGTTWFKALTFAIMNRDRFDFSSHPLLTNAPHDNLPYLEAIIRDEASYNDYRISSSPHCLFATHIPYSLLPISVMSFGCKIVYVFREAKDVFISNWHYMKKLRPKDLPSFPMEEAFDLFCKGVSHYGPFWDHVLGYWNASLENPDKVLFLNYEDMKKDPVVCVTKLAKFLDKPFCLEEEREEVVQKIVRLCSFENLSSLEVNKTGVQKFGSHYAVENRHFLRKGEVGDWRNHLTVEMAQQLDEIIKQKLGGTGLNC is encoded by the coding sequence ATGGACATATCAATTTCACAACAcgatgatgaaaatgatatgcTCACAAGACTTCCCAAAGAAAAAGGCTGGAGAACTGAGCATCTTTACCAATATAAGTCCTTTTGTTTCACTTTGGGAGCTCTTAAGGGAGTTAAGAGTACGCAACAATGCTTCAAAACTGAACCCACAGATATTTTTCTAGCTACTTCACCAAAATCAGGAACAACATGGTTCAAGGCCCTAACTTTTGCCATCATGAATCGTGATCGATTCGATTTCTCCTCTCACCCTTTACTTACCAATGCCCCCCATGATAACCTTCCTTACTTGGAAGCCATCATACGAGATGAAGCTTCCTACAATGATTATCGAATTTCATCTTCTCCGCATTGCCTTTTTGCAACACACATTCCTTATTCTTTGTTACCAATATCTGTCATGTCTTTTGGTTGCAAGATTGTGTACGTCTTTCGCGAGGCTAAGGATGTTTTCATCTCAAATTGGcattatatgaaaaaattaagaCCAAAAGATCTGCCTTCTTTTCCAATGGAAGAGGCGTTTGATCTGTTTTGCAAAGGGGTATCACATTATGGTCCCTTTTGGGATCATGTATTGGGTTATTGGAATGCAAGCTTGGAAAATCCAGACAAGGTACTTTTTTTGAATTACGAAGACATGAAGAAAGACCCTGTTGTCTGTGTTACCAAATTGGCTAAGTTCTTGGATAAGCCATTTTGCttagaagaagagagagaagagGTCGTGCAGAAGATTGTAAGGCTTTGTagctttgagaatttgagcagtTTGGAAGTGAATAAGACCGGAGTGCAAAAATTCGGTTCACACTATGCTGTTGAGAACCGGCATTTCTTGAGGAAAGGTGAAGTTGGAGATTGGAGAAATCATCTAACTGTAGAAATGGCTCAACAGTTGGATGAAATCATAAAACAGAAACTTGGTGGGACTGGTTTGAATTGTTAG